One window of Stenotrophomonas indicatrix genomic DNA carries:
- a CDS encoding TonB-dependent receptor plug domain-containing protein encodes MAQSVRNRRHLLSHALALALLPFAAGAQEAAPSPTKDLDAVTVTGSRIKRAGVEGPAPVNVISAAQIQKEGFVTVYDALKTLTEATGTVEAASQWGSHTPNASGLNLRGMGPNRSLLLVNGRRVADYPLPYGGETNFSNYSNIPAAAVERIEVLTGGASAIYGSDAIAGVVNVILKTNYDGDEVRVRGGTSTEGGRDTWDLSWAGGKTGDNWSVTYALQYTKRDPLFGRDRPQMDDADDALYPSWNMEQRKVGFRPTAGLALIDPSNGQRLAPPDGTCEKFAGEYYTADRLVYNYNANTVSNTGRLCGMSADYANWLLTGGSENLSGNLYATFDFGNDLQAWSNLAVYRSEAVWGTNPPSVSLIDDANGYYWDANRNRPVLGVRQFTPNEVGGLDTLRNTNRELSWDISAGLRGRLADRFDWSATVGRSYYRVEERQNVVDEQKSYDFFLGPRLGTTGDGEAIYALNESHWWNPITPDQYWQMGTVAKNRASSYVNQASADITGELFQGWAGPISFAAVAEVAKQGYHLSPDPRAGIDFDLQNVDRGGGERTRYSAGVEFKIPLADSLIATAAARYDRYGSYKADGGGGALDIGSQKETTWNAGLEWRPFESLLVRGSYATSFHAPDMHYLLGQASSSEVLTYDRLRCIESGAYLVNNCGVGNTDVWYAFDVNRRGTPLLRSETGDSWTVGFVWDVLPNLSMSADYWAIKLEDMIVDVGADEVLASEAGCLTGKNMDGTPWANPAGDAYCAGILARVNRDSSGRLVSIERGPFNLASREVRGIDLSARYRLETAAWGSFQLGVNYTNQISTKEQRYANDPNPERRDRDLRSKLRASLAWQGGNWNANVYADRIGSVPGVRYHWGTDRLDNPGGCLPFADGYVPSDSPSLNCLEPATRPDGSANPNPNAGQQTARYYGRVGPFITWNFNVGYQVTEFMKVNLYVNNAFNATSWNHKDPYKVDYDFAPTRLLGAVGREFALEYVFTF; translated from the coding sequence ATGGCTCAGTCCGTCCGCAACCGCCGTCATCTGCTGTCCCACGCCCTCGCCCTGGCCCTGCTGCCGTTCGCCGCTGGTGCACAGGAAGCGGCCCCGTCGCCGACCAAGGATCTTGATGCGGTCACCGTCACCGGCTCGCGCATCAAGCGCGCTGGCGTCGAGGGCCCGGCCCCGGTCAACGTGATCAGCGCCGCACAGATCCAGAAGGAAGGGTTCGTCACCGTCTACGACGCATTGAAAACCCTGACCGAGGCGACCGGCACCGTCGAAGCGGCGTCGCAGTGGGGCTCGCACACCCCCAATGCGAGCGGCCTGAACCTGCGCGGCATGGGGCCCAACCGCAGCCTGCTGCTGGTCAACGGCCGCCGTGTGGCCGACTATCCGCTGCCCTATGGCGGCGAGACCAATTTCTCCAACTACAGCAACATTCCTGCCGCTGCCGTGGAGCGCATCGAAGTGCTGACCGGCGGCGCGTCGGCGATCTATGGTTCGGACGCCATTGCCGGCGTGGTCAACGTCATCCTGAAGACCAACTACGACGGCGACGAAGTGCGCGTGCGCGGCGGCACCTCCACCGAAGGCGGGCGTGATACCTGGGATCTGTCCTGGGCGGGCGGCAAGACCGGCGACAACTGGAGCGTCACCTACGCCCTGCAGTACACCAAGCGCGATCCGTTGTTCGGCCGCGACCGGCCGCAGATGGACGACGCCGACGACGCGCTGTACCCGTCCTGGAACATGGAACAGCGCAAGGTCGGTTTCCGTCCCACCGCTGGCCTGGCGTTGATCGACCCCAGCAACGGCCAGCGCCTGGCGCCGCCCGACGGCACCTGCGAGAAATTCGCTGGCGAGTACTACACCGCCGACCGCCTGGTCTACAACTACAACGCCAATACGGTGAGCAACACCGGCCGCCTCTGCGGCATGAGCGCCGACTACGCCAACTGGCTGTTGACCGGAGGCTCGGAGAACCTGTCGGGCAACCTGTATGCCACCTTCGATTTCGGCAACGATCTGCAGGCCTGGAGCAACCTGGCGGTATACCGTTCCGAAGCGGTCTGGGGCACCAATCCGCCGAGCGTGTCGCTGATCGACGATGCCAACGGCTATTACTGGGATGCCAACCGCAATCGCCCGGTGCTCGGCGTGCGCCAGTTCACCCCGAACGAAGTCGGTGGCCTGGACACGCTGCGCAATACCAACCGCGAGTTGTCGTGGGATATCAGCGCGGGCCTGCGCGGGCGCCTGGCCGATCGCTTCGACTGGAGCGCCACGGTCGGCCGTTCCTACTACCGCGTCGAGGAGCGGCAGAACGTGGTCGACGAGCAGAAGTCGTACGACTTCTTCCTCGGCCCACGGCTGGGCACCACCGGCGATGGCGAGGCGATCTATGCCTTGAACGAGTCGCACTGGTGGAACCCGATCACCCCGGACCAGTACTGGCAGATGGGCACGGTGGCGAAAAACCGGGCGTCGTCCTACGTCAACCAGGCCTCGGCCGACATCACCGGTGAACTGTTCCAGGGCTGGGCCGGGCCGATCTCGTTCGCAGCGGTAGCCGAAGTGGCCAAGCAGGGCTATCACCTCAGCCCGGACCCGCGTGCCGGCATCGATTTCGACCTGCAGAACGTTGATCGTGGCGGCGGTGAGCGCACCCGCTATTCGGCCGGCGTCGAGTTCAAGATTCCGTTGGCCGACAGCCTGATCGCCACCGCAGCGGCACGCTACGACCGATACGGCAGCTACAAGGCCGACGGCGGCGGCGGGGCGCTGGATATCGGCAGCCAGAAGGAGACCACCTGGAACGCCGGCCTGGAATGGCGGCCGTTCGAGTCGCTGCTGGTGCGCGGCTCCTACGCGACCAGCTTCCATGCGCCGGACATGCACTACCTGCTGGGCCAGGCCAGCAGTTCCGAAGTGCTGACCTACGACCGCCTGCGCTGCATCGAGAGCGGGGCGTATCTGGTCAACAACTGCGGCGTGGGCAATACCGATGTCTGGTATGCGTTCGACGTGAACCGTCGGGGTACGCCGCTGCTGCGCTCGGAAACCGGCGATTCGTGGACGGTCGGCTTCGTCTGGGACGTGCTGCCGAACCTGTCGATGAGCGCTGACTACTGGGCGATCAAGCTGGAAGACATGATCGTCGACGTCGGTGCGGACGAGGTGCTGGCCAGCGAGGCCGGCTGCCTGACCGGCAAGAACATGGACGGTACGCCGTGGGCGAACCCGGCGGGTGACGCGTACTGCGCCGGCATCCTGGCCCGGGTGAACCGTGACAGCAGCGGCCGGCTGGTGTCGATCGAGCGCGGGCCGTTCAACCTGGCCAGCCGCGAAGTGCGCGGCATCGACCTGAGCGCGCGCTACCGGCTGGAGACCGCCGCATGGGGCAGCTTCCAGCTGGGGGTGAATTACACCAACCAGATCTCGACGAAGGAGCAGCGCTACGCCAACGACCCGAATCCGGAACGTCGCGATCGTGACCTGCGCAGCAAGCTGCGCGCCAGCCTGGCCTGGCAGGGCGGCAACTGGAATGCGAACGTGTATGCCGACCGCATCGGTTCGGTGCCGGGCGTGCGCTACCACTGGGGCACCGACCGCCTGGACAACCCCGGTGGCTGCCTGCCGTTCGCCGATGGTTACGTGCCCAGCGACAGCCCGTCGCTTAACTGCCTGGAGCCTGCCACGCGCCCGGATGGATCGGCCAATCCGAACCCGAATGCGGGGCAGCAAACGGCGCGCTATTACGGCCGGGTCGGACCGTTCATTACCTGGAACTTCAACGTCGGCTACCAGGTGACCGAGTTCATGAAGGTCAATCTGTACGTGAACAACGCTTTCAATGCGACCAGCTGGAACCACAAGGACCCGTACAAGGTCGACTACGATTTCGCCCCGACCCGCCTGCTGGGTGCGGTGGGACGCGAGTTCGCGCTGGAGTATGTGTTCACGTTCTGA